Below is a window of Desulfurococcus amylolyticus Z-533 DNA.
TTCGCCAATCAACATCTCCCTGGTCTGCATCTCACTCATACATAAACACCTTCATTATCCGATATCAGGGCATGAGTTTAAAACCTATAGCATTATCTCACAGGCTTCTGCTTTTTTCCAAGCCATAAAGCTTTAAGCGAGACACCGTTAACCATTACCACCTTATATCTTACGCCTGGGATGTCTCCTAGCGATCCTCCTAGAGGGCCACCGATACCTTCTATTATTACCTCATCGTGTTCATCTATATAGTTTACTCCGCCATCCCATGGCACGAATGCTGTCACCACCTTACCGTTTTTAACTAGTTGCACCCTTACACATTTTCTTACAGCTGAGTTCGGCTTACGTGACTCTATGCCAACCTTCTCCAAGACTATTCCTCTGGCCATGGGTGCTCCTTCCAATGGATCCCTTAGCTTACCCATTTTCCTGAGCATTCTCTTCTTGAAGTCACGCTGACTCCACCTGAATTTCAATCTCTTCTCTTCCAGTTTCCTAGCTGCATACAACCCGCTTGGGCCTTTTTTACCGGGCATCTTCTCCCCTCACTTAACCGTGTTACGCGATAATCACTGAATCTATATTAAAATGCCTTTTTAAAATAAGTTTAGCCCTCTGAACGTTTTTACCGTTTTTACCGATGGCTATCCCTTTATCAGATGGATCCACTGCCACGTAGAGGATCTTGCTACCATCAGGTCTCGTTGAGAGCTTTATCTCCTTTATCCTGGCTGGTGATAACGCATATCTGACTTGCTCCTCGAGGTTATTACTGTAGCCAACTATCTCTATGTTTTTATTAAGTATCTTCCTCAGCCTCTGGACGAAGAAGCCTTTGGGTCCTATCGCCTTTCCCACATCCTCTGGGTTTACTAGGAAGATCACTCTGTTGTTATCCTCCTCAATAATGCAATCCCTTACTACAGCACCTGTGAGCTCGTTTAATAACGTCATATAGCGGAATTCCTCAGGCGTTATCTTCACCTGTGGCTTCTCGTCACTCATCTACTTCTACACCTCTCCAGCGAAGTCAAGTATGTTTGATTGCCCCGGATCGATCACAGCTATTGAGGTAATGCTATGGGGACGTCCCAAAAGGGTACCTAGCTCTATGCTTGTTCCAGGGAACATTATAACGGGGATATTGCTTAGCTTCGCATAATATATTAGATCCCTTTTTATCTCCGGGGAAGCGTTGGATGCTATGATTACTGCTTTAGCCTTCCCGTGAAGAACTAGTCTCTTGACTTGCCTACTTCCATACACTATTTGCCCTGTATCAGCAGTCGTTCTTATCGCTTTAAGCAGGTCAACCTGGCTACTCATTCCTATCACCTTTGTTGCCAGCCTCGGTCTTTAATAGGCTTGGAGTCATATAAATCTGAACCATACCAGTTCCTACAGGTATTGTTTGACCTATTATAATATTTTCTGTAACGCCATATAAACGGTCTTCCTCACTAGTGGCTGCTGATTCTAGGAGCTTTTGAACAGTCATCTCGAATGTAGCCCTGGCCAGTACGCTTGGCTTTTCACCGGCAACACCCATTCTACCAATCTGCCTCACATGCCCGGTCCACGTCATCATATCGGCTAGAAGCATTATATGCCTTATATCTACGTCTAGACCCTGGTCATCAAGTATCTCTTTGATCTCCTTGATTATAGCTTGCCTAGCGGCCTCTATGCCGAGCACTCTTTCTATCTCATGTATATTATTAGTATACACTCTCCTCCAGTCCACGCCTTCTATCCTCATTATTTCCTCAAGGTTGCTTCCCTCAGATATTATCACGTACTCGTCGCCGCGTTTCTGGATTATTACCTTACGTATCTCCTTTATACCCTTCAAATGCAGACCGAGAAGTTTGCTTCTCAGCTTCTCTAGCTTACTGTAGTCGAGGTATTCCTCTCTAAGCGATATTATTACCTCGTATGGGTCATCTCCTCTTGAAACCTCGCCCACATCTAGCTCCTTCAACTTCTTAATGATCACCTCGACACTTAACCCCTTATCCTCCAGCATCTCGGGATCCAGACGTACCCTCGTCACACCTTCTATGAGGTCGATATCTAGTTCCCTGGTGATGTTCTCTAGGTATGTTGACTCTATTTTTCTAGCTATCTCCCTAGCCTTCTCCTCGCTTCTCCTATATTCATCCACTAGATATATCTCCATGATAGGTGTTTCAGGCTTTTTCCTGGCGTCAACTATCTCTATGAGCCTGGGGAGACCGAGGGTTACGTTGTATTCACGTACACCG
It encodes the following:
- a CDS encoding 30S ribosomal protein S12; this encodes MPGKKGPSGLYAARKLEEKRLKFRWSQRDFKKRMLRKMGKLRDPLEGAPMARGIVLEKVGIESRKPNSAVRKCVRVQLVKNGKVVTAFVPWDGGVNYIDEHDEVIIEGIGGPLGGSLGDIPGVRYKVVMVNGVSLKALWLGKKQKPVR
- a CDS encoding NusA-like transcription termination signal-binding factor; this translates as MSDEKPQVKITPEEFRYMTLLNELTGAVVRDCIIEEDNNRVIFLVNPEDVGKAIGPKGFFVQRLRKILNKNIEIVGYSNNLEEQVRYALSPARIKEIKLSTRPDGSKILYVAVDPSDKGIAIGKNGKNVQRAKLILKRHFNIDSVIIA
- a CDS encoding 50S ribosomal protein L30e — its product is MSSQVDLLKAIRTTADTGQIVYGSRQVKRLVLHGKAKAVIIASNASPEIKRDLIYYAKLSNIPVIMFPGTSIELGTLLGRPHSITSIAVIDPGQSNILDFAGEV
- the rpoA2 gene encoding DNA-directed RNA polymerase subunit A'', whose amino-acid sequence is MQGLTIEEIQQLLEERLKGNVSQQVYEEVRNKLLNIAGKIVITRETVERFIEHIIERYHSSLIEPGEAVGTIAAQSLGEPSTQMTLRVFHYAGVREYNVTLGLPRLIEIVDARKKPETPIMEIYLVDEYRRSEEKAREIARKIESTYLENITRELDIDLIEGVTRVRLDPEMLEDKGLSVEVIIKKLKELDVGEVSRGDDPYEVIISLREEYLDYSKLEKLRSKLLGLHLKGIKEIRKVIIQKRGDEYVIISEGSNLEEIMRIEGVDWRRVYTNNIHEIERVLGIEAARQAIIKEIKEILDDQGLDVDIRHIMLLADMMTWTGHVRQIGRMGVAGEKPSVLARATFEMTVQKLLESAATSEEDRLYGVTENIIIGQTIPVGTGMVQIYMTPSLLKTEAGNKGDRNE